A section of the Quatrionicoccus australiensis genome encodes:
- a CDS encoding PaaI family thioesterase: MSQLHPEVTPEILNRRGDEYLPGYLGIEVVSIEQGVLHARMPVKKLHVAPNEFLHAASIVALADTSCGYGTIAHLPAGAQSFTTIELKSNHLATVREGSIVCVATAQHLGKTTQVWDAVVSDAASGRKLALFRCTQMILWPKG; encoded by the coding sequence ATGAGCCAGCTCCACCCCGAAGTGACGCCGGAAATCCTCAACCGGCGCGGCGACGAATACCTGCCCGGCTATCTCGGTATTGAGGTCGTCAGCATTGAACAGGGCGTGCTGCATGCGCGCATGCCGGTAAAGAAACTGCATGTCGCGCCCAACGAGTTTCTGCACGCGGCGAGTATCGTCGCACTCGCCGACACCAGTTGCGGCTACGGCACCATCGCCCACCTGCCGGCCGGCGCGCAGTCCTTCACCACCATCGAGCTGAAGAGCAACCACCTAGCGACGGTGCGCGAAGGCAGTATCGTCTGCGTCGCCACCGCGCAGCATCTGGGCAAGACGACGCAGGTCTGGGATGCCGTGGTCAGCGATGCAGCCAGTGGCCGCAAACTGGCGCTGTTTCGCTGCACGCAGATGATTCTCTGGCCGAAAGGCTGA
- a CDS encoding cation:proton antiporter, producing MNTTEVFLIAMSIIFTVPYLIWRVGRTEYYAPLVVVQIITGILLGPGVLGRFFPDYYAFVFTPAVIQSLNGIAWWAVMLFVCIAGIELDLRKAWEHRRESGITAGLALGTPLVFGCLAALFLLLSDGWMGPKAMTWQFVLGVGMACAVTALPILILLMEKLEILRQPIGQRILRYASVDDIAIWGVLAMILMDWERVGKQLAFLLAFIVLGFAFRKLMTWLAERDRWYVALIWLAVCAFGADWSGLHFMVGAFLAGAVMEAEWFDQEKMDLLRHHVLLVIMPVFFLSTGLRTNWSMGGEAVFVAAGLLLFASVTGKLLGIQIAGKILKWQPGEASIIGWLLQTKALIMIIFVNILLDKKIITSEAFTALLLMAVASTMLTVPLVAPKLARLREIIFRAK from the coding sequence ATGAATACCACCGAAGTCTTCCTGATCGCGATGAGCATCATCTTCACGGTGCCTTACCTGATCTGGCGGGTTGGCCGTACCGAGTACTACGCGCCGCTCGTCGTCGTCCAGATCATCACCGGCATCCTGCTCGGGCCGGGCGTGCTTGGCCGCTTCTTCCCCGATTACTACGCCTTCGTATTCACGCCGGCCGTCATCCAGTCGCTGAACGGCATCGCCTGGTGGGCGGTGATGCTCTTCGTCTGCATTGCCGGCATTGAACTCGACCTGCGCAAGGCCTGGGAACATCGTCGCGAGAGCGGTATCACGGCCGGGTTGGCGCTCGGCACGCCGCTCGTCTTCGGCTGCCTCGCCGCGCTCTTCCTGCTGCTGAGCGATGGCTGGATGGGGCCAAAAGCGATGACCTGGCAATTCGTGCTCGGCGTCGGCATGGCCTGCGCAGTAACCGCGCTGCCCATCCTGATCCTGTTGATGGAAAAGCTGGAAATCCTGCGCCAGCCGATCGGCCAGCGCATCCTGCGCTACGCCAGCGTGGACGACATCGCGATCTGGGGGGTGCTGGCGATGATCCTGATGGACTGGGAACGGGTCGGCAAGCAGCTCGCCTTCCTGCTTGCCTTCATCGTGCTCGGCTTCGCCTTCCGCAAGCTGATGACCTGGCTGGCCGAGCGCGACCGCTGGTATGTCGCGCTGATCTGGCTCGCCGTCTGTGCCTTCGGGGCCGACTGGTCGGGGCTGCATTTCATGGTCGGCGCCTTCCTGGCCGGTGCGGTCATGGAAGCCGAATGGTTCGATCAGGAAAAAATGGACCTGCTTCGCCACCATGTGCTGCTGGTGATTATGCCGGTCTTTTTCCTGTCGACCGGTCTGCGCACCAACTGGAGCATGGGCGGCGAAGCGGTCTTCGTTGCCGCCGGCCTGCTGCTCTTTGCCTCGGTGACCGGCAAGCTGCTCGGCATTCAAATCGCTGGCAAAATCCTCAAGTGGCAGCCGGGCGAGGCTTCGATCATCGGCTGGTTGCTGCAGACCAAGGCCCTGATCATGATCATTTTCGTGAACATCCTGCTCGACAAGAAAATCATCACCAGCGAGGCGTTTACCGCCCTGCTGCTGATGGCGGTGGCCAGCACCATGCTCACTGTGCCGCTGGTCGCGCCCAAGCTGGCGCGCCTGCGCGAAATCATCTTCCGCGCCAAGTGA
- a CDS encoding glycosyltransferase family 2 protein, with amino-acid sequence MPSEASTSHLVLIPSYNPGPKVLATVRAALAQWSPVWVVVDGSTDGSAEQLQALAGECPGLRVIVLPENRGKGAAVLEGISQAAAAGFTHALTMDSDGQHPADLIPAFMAASQRLPGHMVLGKPVFDADAPALRVNGRKVSNGWANLETLWMGIGDSLYGFRVYPIVPLMRIMHRNRFMRRFDFDPEAVVRLCWAGVKPLNIDAPVRYFRADEGGVSHFRYLRDNTLLTWMHTRLFLGFVVRLPLLIVRRIF; translated from the coding sequence ATGCCGTCTGAAGCCTCCACCAGCCACCTCGTCCTGATTCCCAGCTACAACCCCGGTCCAAAGGTCCTCGCCACGGTGCGTGCCGCACTGGCGCAGTGGTCGCCGGTCTGGGTCGTGGTCGACGGCAGTACCGACGGCAGTGCCGAGCAATTGCAGGCGCTGGCCGGCGAATGTCCCGGCCTGCGCGTCATCGTGCTGCCGGAAAACCGCGGCAAGGGTGCCGCCGTGCTCGAAGGCATCAGCCAGGCTGCCGCGGCCGGCTTCACGCACGCGCTGACCATGGATTCCGACGGCCAGCACCCGGCCGATCTGATTCCCGCCTTCATGGCCGCCTCGCAGCGCCTGCCCGGCCACATGGTGCTCGGCAAGCCGGTATTCGACGCCGATGCGCCGGCGCTGCGCGTCAACGGGCGCAAGGTCTCGAACGGCTGGGCCAACCTGGAAACGCTGTGGATGGGTATCGGCGATTCGCTGTACGGTTTCCGCGTCTATCCGATTGTGCCGCTGATGCGCATCATGCACCGCAACCGTTTCATGCGCCGCTTCGACTTCGATCCGGAAGCCGTCGTCCGCCTGTGCTGGGCCGGCGTCAAGCCGCTCAACATCGATGCGCCGGTGCGCTATTTCCGGGCCGACGAAGGCGGTGTCTCGCATTTCCGCTACCTGCGCGACAACACGCTGCTGACCTGGATGCACACCCGGCTCTTCCTCGGCTTTGTCGTCCGCCTGCCGCTGCTCATCGTGCGCCGCATTTTCTGA
- a CDS encoding lysophospholipid acyltransferase family protein — protein MTDQRPVGNPLWIAYEYVAMVVGLASLALLCLLWLPFAMLLYPLLPRRLGQPLGRRMISHGFRFYLHLLERLCTCRFDLTELDALRDQGPLILAANHPSLLDAVMVVSRLPNAVCVMKAALMDNILFGAAARLARYIRNNAPLEMILGAREELQGGAHLVIFPEGTRTTNFPLDPCTPSTGLISSRTGIPVQTLLIEFSTPYLGKAWPLFRRPVLPLACRIRLGRRFAPVADVVAFSGELENYFRQTLEMPPENPSTIRHAV, from the coding sequence ATGACTGATCAGCGACCGGTGGGCAATCCGCTGTGGATTGCCTACGAGTATGTCGCCATGGTGGTCGGCCTTGCTTCGCTGGCCCTGCTTTGCCTGCTCTGGTTGCCGTTCGCGATGCTGCTTTATCCCCTGTTGCCGCGCCGGCTCGGCCAGCCGCTCGGGCGGCGGATGATTTCGCACGGTTTCCGTTTCTACCTGCACCTGCTTGAACGCCTGTGTACCTGCCGCTTCGACCTCACCGAGCTGGATGCGCTGCGTGACCAGGGCCCGCTCATCCTGGCCGCCAACCACCCTTCCCTGCTCGATGCGGTGATGGTCGTCTCGCGTCTGCCCAATGCCGTCTGCGTCATGAAGGCGGCGCTGATGGACAACATCCTGTTCGGCGCCGCGGCCCGTCTCGCCCGCTACATCCGCAACAACGCACCGCTCGAGATGATTCTCGGCGCGCGCGAGGAGTTGCAGGGCGGGGCCCACCTGGTGATCTTTCCGGAAGGAACGCGCACCACGAATTTCCCGCTCGATCCGTGCACGCCGAGTACCGGCCTGATTTCGAGCCGTACCGGCATCCCGGTGCAGACCCTGCTCATCGAATTCTCGACGCCTTACCTCGGCAAGGCCTGGCCGCTATTCCGTCGTCCGGTATTGCCGCTTGCCTGTCGCATCCGCCTCGGTCGGCGTTTTGCTCCGGTCGCTGATGTCGTTGCCTTTAGCGGCGAACTCGAAAACTATTTCCGGCAGACGCTGGAAATGCCCCCTGAAAACCCGTCGACCATCCGCCATGCCGTCTGA
- a CDS encoding MipA/OmpV family protein: MRTIVKTTGAALATLLVATSAVQAAEERPLWEIGAGVAALSFPAYRGSDQSNNFLMPVPHFSYHGDFLKADRQGIRGSFFDSDRLDLTVSMALSAPASSEDITARKGMSDLKGSFEIGPQVDVTLWRSENRARFVKLLLPLRTAITLEGSPKDIGWVFHPKLNMDITDLPGMPGWNLGMLAGPLFGDKRQHAYYYSVDTQYATPDRPAYEAKAGYAGMQYLVAFSKRFPKYWIGSFLRYDNMSGATFEDSPLMRKKDYVAGGIAITWILGESSTRVMVND, encoded by the coding sequence ATGCGCACGATCGTCAAAACCACCGGGGCGGCGCTGGCCACCCTCCTTGTTGCGACCAGCGCCGTACAGGCAGCCGAGGAACGGCCGCTCTGGGAAATCGGTGCCGGCGTCGCCGCCCTGAGCTTCCCGGCCTATCGCGGTTCCGACCAGAGCAACAATTTCCTGATGCCGGTGCCGCACTTCAGCTACCACGGCGATTTTCTCAAGGCCGACCGCCAGGGCATCCGCGGCAGCTTCTTCGATTCCGACCGGCTCGACCTGACGGTCAGCATGGCTTTGTCGGCACCGGCGAGCAGCGAGGACATCACGGCGCGCAAGGGCATGTCCGATCTCAAGGGCAGTTTCGAAATCGGGCCGCAAGTCGATGTCACGCTGTGGCGCTCCGAGAACCGTGCCCGCTTCGTCAAGCTGCTGCTGCCCTTGCGCACCGCGATCACCCTCGAAGGTTCGCCCAAGGATATCGGCTGGGTTTTCCATCCCAAGCTGAACATGGACATCACCGACCTGCCCGGCATGCCGGGCTGGAATCTCGGCATGCTGGCCGGGCCGCTGTTCGGCGACAAGCGGCAGCATGCCTACTACTATTCGGTCGACACGCAATACGCGACGCCGGATCGCCCGGCCTATGAAGCGAAAGCAGGTTATGCCGGCATGCAGTACCTGGTTGCCTTCTCGAAGCGCTTCCCGAAATACTGGATCGGCAGTTTCCTGCGTTACGACAACATGAGCGGCGCGACCTTTGAAGACAGCCCGCTGATGCGCAAGAAGGACTATGTCGCCGGCGGCATCGCAATCACCTGGATTCTTGGTGAATCGTCGACGCGTGTGATGGTCAATGACTGA
- a CDS encoding chorismate transformation enzyme, FkbO/Hyg5 family has translation MNLQLFTGLPLQDLPFAASGEADQVLGGVWLGAARPLRPPVWPVQAIATPVLGTGSAGMQEIWRCNEACTAGKFEGIAWRRAGNLLYGVIDLDEAAFSPVLPGSPLQAASQEAYRRIFRLLEAEGLPHLWRVWNYLAGINQEVDGLERYRQFNIGRQDAFLEYARGSTGNVPAACAIGLASGPLSIAFMAGREPAVPVENPRQVSAYNYPSEYGPRSPTFSRAALVYPPAQEVLFISGTASIVGHQTVHLGDLSGQCRESMANIAAVLGEANRLCRSSSFKLDELSYRVYIRHAADFLAVREVLDDIVGSTAEIVYVQADICRHDLLLEIEAMASHTLGSC, from the coding sequence GTGAATCTGCAGCTTTTTACCGGTCTACCGCTCCAGGATCTGCCTTTTGCCGCCAGCGGCGAGGCGGATCAGGTGCTGGGCGGCGTCTGGCTGGGGGCTGCCCGGCCGCTGCGCCCGCCGGTCTGGCCGGTGCAGGCGATTGCGACGCCGGTGCTGGGCACCGGCAGTGCCGGCATGCAGGAAATCTGGCGTTGCAACGAAGCCTGTACGGCCGGCAAGTTTGAAGGCATCGCCTGGCGCCGCGCCGGCAATCTGCTCTACGGCGTGATCGACCTCGACGAAGCGGCATTTTCGCCTGTCTTGCCGGGTTCACCGTTGCAGGCTGCCAGCCAGGAAGCCTACCGGCGGATTTTCCGCCTCCTCGAAGCGGAAGGTCTGCCGCATCTGTGGCGGGTCTGGAACTATCTGGCCGGGATCAACCAGGAGGTCGACGGGCTGGAGCGTTATCGCCAGTTCAACATCGGTCGCCAGGACGCCTTTCTCGAATATGCCCGTGGTTCCACCGGCAACGTGCCGGCTGCCTGCGCCATCGGCCTGGCCAGCGGGCCCTTGTCGATCGCCTTCATGGCCGGGCGCGAGCCCGCCGTGCCGGTCGAGAATCCGCGCCAAGTCAGCGCCTACAATTACCCGAGCGAATACGGTCCGCGCAGCCCGACCTTTTCGCGCGCCGCACTGGTCTATCCGCCGGCGCAGGAAGTCCTGTTCATTTCCGGGACGGCCAGCATCGTCGGGCATCAGACCGTGCATTTGGGCGATCTGTCCGGGCAGTGCCGCGAATCGATGGCCAACATCGCCGCGGTGCTCGGCGAGGCCAACCGCTTGTGCCGTTCGTCTTCGTTCAAGCTGGATGAGTTGTCCTACCGCGTTTATATCCGCCATGCGGCCGATTTCCTGGCGGTCAGGGAAGTGCTGGATGATATCGTCGGCAGCACTGCCGAAATTGTTTACGTGCAGGCAGACATCTGCCGGCACGATCTGTTGCTGGAAATCGAGGCGATGGCCTCGCACACGCTGGGGAGCTGCTGA
- a CDS encoding NAD(P)/FAD-dependent oxidoreductase produces the protein MEQQAKDIERQECDVLVIGGGPAGTTVAPFLTEKGYKVVVLEKARHPRFHIGESLLPANLPLFERMGIAEEVKAIGMVKPGAEFVSPHHDMAQCFEFADAWDKSMPYAYQVKRDEFDTILIRNAEKKGVEVHEGCKAKAVDFLPDNSGAIVRALHDDGRESEWKARFVVDASGRDTFLANRFQIKHRNPKHNSSAIYGHFAGAKRHDGQAAGNITIFWFEHGWFWFIPMMNDTTSIGMVTWPYYMKTIGDRNIEQFLMDGIAMCPALAERLKDAKLVNKVEATGNFSYVSERNHGQNYMLLGDAYAFIDPVFSSGVLLAMNSGVIGAEAIDTCLREPARAAAALKRFDALMKHGPKEFSWFIYRVTNPIMRDFFMYPKNIFRVKEALLSVLAGDIFGKTPIWRSILMFKVLYYIANIIQPKRAFMGWKRRNFNIRPVEVPAVYNA, from the coding sequence ATGGAACAGCAGGCGAAGGATATCGAACGTCAGGAATGCGACGTTCTGGTGATTGGTGGCGGCCCGGCCGGAACGACGGTGGCGCCGTTCCTGACCGAAAAGGGCTACAAGGTGGTGGTGCTGGAAAAGGCCCGCCATCCGCGTTTTCACATTGGCGAATCGCTGTTGCCGGCCAATCTGCCGCTCTTCGAGCGGATGGGCATTGCCGAGGAAGTGAAGGCGATCGGCATGGTCAAGCCGGGCGCCGAATTCGTCTCGCCGCATCACGACATGGCGCAGTGCTTCGAATTCGCCGATGCCTGGGACAAGTCGATGCCCTATGCCTATCAGGTCAAGCGCGACGAGTTCGACACCATCCTGATCCGCAACGCCGAGAAGAAAGGTGTCGAGGTGCATGAAGGCTGCAAGGCCAAGGCCGTCGATTTCCTGCCCGACAACAGCGGTGCCATCGTGCGTGCCCTGCACGACGACGGCCGTGAATCGGAATGGAAGGCGCGCTTCGTGGTCGATGCTTCCGGGCGCGACACCTTCCTCGCCAACCGTTTCCAGATCAAGCACCGCAATCCGAAGCACAACAGCTCGGCAATCTACGGCCACTTTGCCGGCGCCAAGCGCCATGACGGCCAGGCGGCCGGCAACATCACCATCTTCTGGTTCGAGCACGGCTGGTTCTGGTTCATTCCGATGATGAACGACACGACCAGCATCGGCATGGTGACCTGGCCCTACTACATGAAGACCATTGGCGACCGTAACATCGAGCAGTTCCTGATGGACGGCATCGCGATGTGTCCGGCGCTGGCCGAGCGTCTGAAGGACGCCAAGCTGGTCAACAAGGTCGAGGCAACCGGCAACTTCTCCTATGTTTCCGAACGCAATCACGGTCAGAACTACATGCTGCTCGGCGACGCCTACGCTTTCATCGACCCGGTGTTCTCGTCGGGCGTGCTGCTCGCCATGAACAGCGGCGTGATCGGCGCCGAGGCAATCGATACCTGCCTGCGCGAGCCGGCCAGGGCGGCGGCGGCGCTGAAGCGTTTCGATGCACTGATGAAGCACGGTCCGAAGGAGTTCTCGTGGTTCATCTACCGCGTGACTAACCCGATCATGCGTGACTTCTTCATGTATCCGAAGAACATTTTCCGCGTCAAGGAAGCCCTGCTTTCCGTGCTCGCCGGCGACATTTTCGGCAAGACGCCGATCTGGCGTTCGATCCTGATGTTCAAGGTGCTTTATTACATCGCCAACATCATCCAGCCAAAACGCGCTTTCATGGGCTGGAAACGTCGCAACTTCAATATTCGGCCGGTGGAAGTTCCCGCCGTCTATAACGCCTAG
- a CDS encoding B12-binding domain-containing radical SAM protein translates to MRITLVHPAGFNFVPGQPDFSVLANRMPPIGIMQLASWLEKFGHSVQLHDCLGPYAPPTITENAEIVLATDPEMVGFSATTSGFMDAVEIATYIRERRPEIKIVFGNVHVSSLGAPILEHFPEIDYLVMGEGEGALLDLADGKPLAEIGNLIWRNEQGKIVVNPRRDRILDLDELPFPAYEKLAGFPHAYHLPLFAYEKRYGATMITSRGCPYTCSFCDRTVFERLYKTNSAQYTYDHMKYLRDNFGVYHINMYDDLFTAKKQRVMDLCQLLIDKPLGVQWNCAIRTGHTSDEMLAQLKKAGVLMVSMGVESADPAMMERHKAGVTLDAVRDTVRQIHAAGMRAKGLFIFGMPGETPETVKVTSDFILSLELDEMNMTKFSPLHGAPIWEECASQVSGDFIEDWRLMNCLNFVFLPHGFKSREEMDALYNWHVKRFYDSKGYRRRFAKRLWQHRWSLWHVVKHLPETIAAARYFSSNKEQLEKAKREFRLHPRQPLGLKPFLSKDLLVDNIVSMSPVKLSRREAMKAIIPLIEEGTSCCTPPSLSTAV, encoded by the coding sequence ATGCGCATTACGCTCGTTCATCCCGCCGGTTTCAATTTTGTGCCTGGTCAGCCCGATTTTTCGGTACTGGCCAATCGCATGCCGCCGATCGGGATCATGCAGCTCGCTTCCTGGCTGGAAAAATTTGGACATAGTGTCCAGCTGCACGATTGCCTGGGGCCTTATGCACCACCGACGATTACCGAAAATGCCGAAATCGTGCTCGCCACCGATCCGGAAATGGTCGGTTTTTCGGCGACCACCTCCGGTTTCATGGATGCCGTCGAGATTGCTACCTATATCCGCGAGCGCCGGCCCGAGATCAAGATCGTTTTCGGCAATGTTCATGTGTCCTCGCTGGGCGCGCCCATCCTCGAACATTTCCCGGAAATCGACTACCTGGTGATGGGTGAAGGTGAAGGTGCTCTGCTCGATCTCGCGGACGGCAAGCCGCTGGCCGAAATCGGCAACCTGATCTGGCGCAACGAGCAGGGCAAGATCGTCGTCAATCCGCGCCGCGACCGCATCCTCGATCTCGATGAACTGCCCTTCCCGGCTTACGAGAAGCTGGCCGGCTTCCCGCATGCCTACCACCTGCCGCTGTTCGCCTATGAAAAGCGCTACGGTGCAACGATGATCACCTCGCGCGGTTGTCCCTACACCTGCTCATTCTGCGACCGCACGGTGTTCGAGCGCCTGTACAAGACCAACTCGGCGCAATACACCTACGACCACATGAAGTACCTGCGGGACAACTTCGGGGTCTATCACATCAACATGTACGACGACCTGTTCACGGCCAAGAAGCAGCGCGTCATGGATCTCTGCCAGTTGCTGATCGACAAGCCGCTCGGCGTGCAGTGGAATTGCGCCATCCGCACCGGCCATACCTCGGACGAAATGCTCGCCCAGCTCAAGAAAGCCGGCGTGCTGATGGTTTCCATGGGCGTCGAATCGGCCGATCCGGCGATGATGGAGCGCCACAAGGCCGGCGTCACGCTTGACGCGGTACGTGACACGGTGCGTCAGATCCACGCGGCCGGCATGCGTGCCAAGGGCCTGTTCATTTTCGGCATGCCCGGCGAAACGCCGGAAACCGTCAAGGTGACCAGCGATTTCATCCTCTCGCTCGAACTCGACGAGATGAACATGACCAAGTTCAGCCCGTTGCATGGCGCGCCGATCTGGGAAGAATGCGCCAGCCAGGTGTCCGGCGATTTCATCGAGGACTGGCGCCTGATGAACTGCCTGAATTTCGTTTTCCTGCCGCACGGTTTCAAGTCGCGCGAAGAGATGGACGCGCTGTACAACTGGCACGTCAAACGCTTTTACGACAGCAAGGGCTACCGCCGGCGTTTTGCCAAGCGCCTGTGGCAACACCGCTGGAGTCTCTGGCATGTCGTCAAGCACTTGCCGGAAACCATCGCCGCGGCGCGTTATTTTAGTTCCAACAAGGAGCAGCTGGAAAAGGCCAAACGCGAGTTCAGGCTGCATCCGCGCCAGCCGCTCGGGCTCAAGCCTTTCCTGAGCAAGGATCTGCTGGTGGACAACATCGTTTCGATGTCGCCGGTCAAACTGTCGCGCCGCGAAGCGATGAAGGCGATCATTCCGCTGATTGAGGAAGGTACGTCCTGTTGTACGCCGCCGTCCTTGTCGACAGCGGTATAA
- a CDS encoding DUF2726 domain-containing protein codes for MAFHAIITTIKTGGFSDMDALTIGLIAAGVAGGIALIFRGRNSENPESTAIDLGLKQSRERRPQQRQLELDPETRLLERPKRQYRLLNDAEQELYIRLLEAMPNMRVFAQVGVAQLALLRGRVDAQRLRGMSGRSVDFVVCGADFGIVAAIELAWPTPAGENHGEQEKQTALESLGIPLIVFRPNQLPDADAISREIADAIISRNRLEKERS; via the coding sequence ATGGCGTTTCATGCCATTATTACGACCATAAAAACAGGCGGATTTTCTGACATGGATGCTTTGACAATTGGACTGATTGCTGCCGGCGTCGCCGGTGGTATCGCTTTGATATTTCGCGGACGCAATTCCGAAAATCCGGAATCGACCGCTATCGACCTGGGGCTCAAACAAAGCCGCGAACGTCGGCCGCAGCAGCGCCAACTCGAACTTGATCCGGAAACCCGTCTGCTTGAGCGTCCGAAGCGTCAATATCGGCTGTTGAACGATGCCGAACAGGAACTCTATATCCGCCTGCTTGAAGCCATGCCCAACATGCGTGTTTTTGCCCAGGTTGGTGTTGCGCAGCTTGCCCTGTTGCGGGGCAGGGTTGATGCCCAGCGCTTGCGTGGCATGTCAGGTCGTAGCGTGGACTTTGTGGTCTGCGGTGCCGATTTTGGCATCGTTGCCGCAATCGAACTGGCCTGGCCGACACCCGCTGGAGAAAATCACGGTGAACAGGAAAAACAAACGGCTCTCGAAAGCCTGGGCATTCCGTTGATCGTTTTCCGTCCCAACCAGCTTCCGGATGCAGATGCAATCAGTCGTGAGATCGCCGATGCCATCATCAGCCGCAATCGGCTAGAAAAGGAAAGAAGCTAA
- the mnmE gene encoding tRNA uridine-5-carboxymethylaminomethyl(34) synthesis GTPase MnmE encodes MNHDTIAAIATAPGRGGVGVIRISGSNLLPFAFSLTGKTPKPRYATLADFKATDGSSIDSGLLLFFPDPHSFTGEDVLELQGHGGPVVMQMLLARCLDLGARLAEPGEFSRRAFLNGKLDLAQAEAVADLIDAATTSAARSAVRSLQGEFSKAIHGLTDELINLRMLVEATLDFPEEDIDFLKAANAFGRLEDLQFRLAGIFDRAGQGKLLQSGLHVVLAGQPNVGKSSLLNRLSGDDLAIVTPIAGTTRDALRSTIQIEGIPLHIIDTAGLRETEDEVEKIGIERSWREIERSDVVLLLVDARTGVGEADREILARLPERLQRITIYNKIDLAGRAAERHEEPGGIAISLSAKANSGIELLRQELLRIAGWHQTEDVFIARERHLRALALAQEHLAAARQVVESPLPALELFAEELRLTQQALGEITGEFTADDLLGVIFSRFCIGK; translated from the coding sequence GTGAATCACGACACCATCGCTGCCATCGCCACGGCCCCCGGTCGTGGCGGGGTCGGCGTCATTCGCATCTCGGGCAGCAATTTGCTGCCCTTTGCTTTTTCGCTGACCGGCAAGACACCGAAGCCACGTTACGCAACGCTGGCCGACTTCAAGGCCACCGACGGCAGCAGCATCGACAGCGGCCTCCTCCTGTTTTTCCCCGATCCGCACTCGTTTACCGGTGAGGATGTGCTTGAACTGCAAGGCCACGGCGGGCCGGTCGTCATGCAGATGTTGCTCGCCCGTTGTCTCGACCTCGGTGCCCGCCTCGCGGAACCCGGCGAATTCAGCCGCCGCGCCTTCCTTAACGGCAAGCTCGATCTGGCCCAGGCCGAAGCGGTTGCCGACCTGATCGATGCGGCGACCACCAGCGCCGCCCGCTCGGCCGTACGTTCGCTGCAGGGTGAGTTTTCCAAAGCCATTCATGGCCTGACCGACGAACTGATCAACCTGCGCATGCTGGTCGAGGCAACTCTCGATTTTCCCGAGGAAGACATCGATTTCCTCAAGGCCGCCAATGCCTTTGGCCGGCTCGAAGACCTGCAGTTTCGCCTCGCCGGAATCTTCGACCGGGCCGGCCAGGGCAAGCTCCTGCAATCGGGCCTGCACGTCGTGCTGGCCGGCCAGCCCAACGTCGGCAAGTCATCGCTGCTCAATCGCCTGAGTGGCGACGATCTGGCCATCGTCACGCCGATTGCCGGCACGACGCGCGATGCCTTGCGGTCGACCATCCAGATTGAAGGAATTCCGCTCCACATCATCGATACCGCCGGCCTGCGCGAGACCGAGGATGAAGTTGAAAAGATCGGTATCGAACGCAGCTGGCGCGAGATCGAGCGCAGTGACGTCGTATTGTTGCTGGTTGATGCGAGAACTGGCGTCGGTGAAGCAGACCGCGAAATTCTGGCGCGTCTTCCCGAGCGTCTGCAACGCATCACGATCTACAACAAGATCGATCTGGCGGGCCGCGCTGCAGAGCGTCATGAAGAACCCGGCGGCATTGCCATCTCGCTGTCGGCCAAGGCCAACAGCGGCATCGAACTGCTCCGCCAGGAACTGCTGCGGATTGCCGGCTGGCATCAGACCGAAGATGTCTTCATTGCCCGCGAACGGCATCTGCGTGCTCTTGCCCTCGCCCAGGAGCATCTGGCAGCAGCACGACAGGTTGTGGAGAGCCCCCTACCCGCGCTCGAACTGTTTGCCGAAGAACTGCGCCTGACGCAGCAGGCGCTTGGCGAAATTACCGGTGAATTCACAGCGGACGATCTGCTCGGCGTTATTTTCAGCCGTTTTTGCATCGGTAAATAA